Proteins encoded in a region of the Takifugu flavidus isolate HTHZ2018 chromosome 10, ASM371156v2, whole genome shotgun sequence genome:
- the glrx3 gene encoding glutaredoxin 3, translated as MANFVEATSQHQFDDFLSKAGRNLTVVHFQATWAHQCGQMNEVMAELAKEHTHATFVKLEAEAVPEVSEKHEITSVPTFLFFRGKEQVDRLDGANAPELTKKVKRLAASGSPSGGAESPVVDLNQRLKKLINAAPCMLFMKGSSQEPRCGFSRQIIAILSQHNIQFSSFDILSDEEVRQGLKTFSNWPTYPQLYVNGELVGGLDIVKELAESGELANTCPKAQSLEHRLKTLINQSPVMLFMKGNKEAAKCGFSRQTLSILNNTGVAYDTFDILQDEEVRQGLKTFSNWPTYPQLYVKGELVGGLDIIKELEENGELVSTLKAES; from the coding sequence ATGGCGAATTTCGTGGAAGCGACTTCTCAACACCAGTTTGACGATTTCCTAAGCAAAGCTGGAAGAAATCTGACCGTAGTGCATTTCCAAGCGACATGGGCTCATCAGTGCGGGCAAATGAACGAAGTAATGGCGGAGCTGGCTAAGGAGCACACGCACGCAACGTTTGTCAAGCTAGAGGCCGAAGCGGTTCCCGAGGTGTCAGAGAAGCATGAGATTACGTCAGTCCCGACTTTCCTCTTCTTTAGAGGAAAGGAGCAGGTGGACCGCCTGGACGGCGCCAATGCTCCGGAGCTTACGAAGAAGGTAAAGCGCTTGGCAGCCAGCGGGAGTCCAAGTGGAGGCGCAGAAAGCCCCGTTGTGGACTTGAACCAGCGACTGAAAAAGCTGATAAACGCGGCCCCCTGCATGCTGTTCATGAAGGGGTCATCTCAGGAACCCCGCTGTGGCTTTAGCCGGCAGATCATTGCCATTCTGTCTCAACACAACATTCAGTTCAGCAGCTTTGACATCTTATCTGACGAGGAGGTCCGACAGGGGCTGAAGACCTTCTCCAACTGGCCCACCTACCCTCAGCTGTACGTGAATGGCGAGTTGGTGGGAGGATTGGACATTGTTAAAGAGCTGGCGGAGTCTGGAGAGCTCGCGAATACCTGCCCAAAGGCCCAGAGCTTGGAGCACCGCCTGAAGACCTTGATCAACCAGAGCCCGGTGATGTTGTTCATGAAGGGCAATAAGGAGGCTGCCAAATGTGGCTTCAGCAGGCAGACCCTGAGTATCCTCAACAACACGGGTGTGGCTTATGACACTTTTGATATCCTGCAGGATGAAGAAGTACGACAGGGGCTCAAGACATTTTCTAACTGGCCAACCTACCCCCAGCTGTACGTTAAAGGAGAGTTGGTTGGTGGTCTTGACATCATCAAGGAGCTGGAAGAGAACGGAGAGCTGGTGTCGACGCTGAAGGCAGAGTCGTAG
- the apom gene encoding apolipoprotein M, translating to MWNRVVSYLLSLLSFFYQAIVPCPFPELLPANTIDHQQYLGKWYFRAAVSRYEAQIAKFQPLDSLWFNMERSGNGTLLLTGHAHMKGICIEETWTYRIHTDRHDLEQEGKPSRRSLLWSGRWADCGECIILQEIEPPLSPSDSEDSLNRFLLYARRSDVDPGVVAAFLKRTACNDMLASVTLPQEKEFCD from the exons ATGTGGAACAGAGTAGTGTCTTATCTTCTGTCATTGCTTAGTTTTTTCTATCAGGCCATTGTTCCCTGTCCATTTCCTGAGTTGCTGCCTGCTAATACTATTGATCACCAGCAG TACCTCGGGAAATGGTACTTCAGAGCAGCCGTCAGTCGCTATGAGGCCCAGATTGCAAAGTTCCAGCCGCTGGACAGCCTTTGGTTCAATATGGAGAGAAGTGGCAATGGCacgctgctgctgacaggacaTGCGCAcat GAAAGGAATCTGTATAGAAGAGACCTGGACCTATCGTATACATACGGACAGGCATGATTTGGAACAGGAAG GAAAGCCGAGTCGCAGGAGCCTGCTGTGGAGCGGCCGCTGGGCCGACTGCGGCGAGTGCATCATCCTCCAGGAGATCGAGCCACCTCTGAGTCCATCAGACTCGGAGGATTCCCTCAACAGATTCCTGCTCTACG CGCGCCGCAGCGACGTGGATCCCGGTGTGGTGGCGGCCTTTCTGAAACGGACAGCTTGTAACGACATGTTGGCCAGCGTCACActgcctcaggaaaaag AATTTTGTGACTGA